One Danio rerio strain Tuebingen ecotype United States chromosome 9, GRCz12tu, whole genome shotgun sequence genomic region harbors:
- the tfcp2l1 gene encoding transcription factor CP2-like protein 1, which produces MLFWHSHPENYQQHAQNTYIRDALAPFLKHEEEHQAAEIGASPFHYVLCAATSPAVKLHDETLTYLNQGQSYEIRMLNGKLVEYTDVSSKYVKSIVRVVFHDRRLQYTEHQQLEGWRWNRPGDRILDIDIPLSVGIIEPHAHPLQLNTIEFLWDPDKNASVFIQVNCISTEFTPRKHGGEKGVPFRIQIDTFTASAHGEYTEHMCSASCQVKVFKPKGADRKLKTDREKIEKKSLQDKEKYQLSYKTTVLTECSPWPEAPSISSTSNTPSPAYHSAHTSYSFPEENCSPDQHGEPLLPSCSDHLLPSSSTQDTQQWLHRNRFSSFCRLFSGFSGSDLLKMGRDDFIQICGPADGIRLFNAIKGRCIQPRLTVYVSQLQNRIQPHTKAVGDGVYHALYLEDLTVLELTEKIANLYNVPSQRIHGVYRQGPKGIHVLVSDEMVQNFTEEASFTISTVKDDRNEGYHVVLK; this is translated from the exons AGATGCTCTTGCTCCGTTTCTCAAGCATGAAGAAGAACATCAGGCTGCAGAGATCGGAGCATCTCCTTTTCATTATGTGCTTTGTGCAGCCACTTCTCCAGCTGTGAAACTCCATGATGAAACACTCACATATCTGAATCAAG GTCAGTCCTATGAAATCCGTATGCTTAACGGGAAGCTGGTGGAGTATACAGATGTAAGCAGCAAATATGTAAAG AGCATTGTGCGTGTTGTTTTTCATGACCGGCGGCTGCAGTACACAGAGCATCAGCAGCTGGAGGGATGGAGGTGGAACCGGCCAGGAGACAGGATTCTGGATATAG ATATCCCACTGTCAGTGGGCATAATAGAGCCTCACGCTCACCCACTGCAGCTCAACACCATCGAATTCCTCTGGGATCCTGACAAAAATGCCTCTGTCTTCATTCAG GTTAATTGCATTAGCACAGAGTTCACTCCTAGAAAACACGGTGGAGAGAAAGGTGTCCCTTTTCGGATTCAGATTGACACATTCACAGCCAGTGCACATGGAGAATACACTGAACACATGTGCTCCGCCAGCTGCCAGGTCAAAGTCTTTAAG CCTAAAGGTGCAGATCGCAAGCTCAAGACTGACAGAGAGAAGATCGAGAAGAAGAGTCTTCAGGATAAAGAAAAATACCAACTGTCCTATAAAACGACTGTGTTGACTGAG tgCTCCCCTTGGCCCGAAGCCCCATCCATCAGCAGCACGAGCAACACTCCATCACCTGCTTATCACAGCGCTCACACTTCCTACAGCTTTCCAGAGGA AAACTGCTCTCCAGACCAGCATGGAGAGCCACTTCTGCCCAGCTGCTCTGAT CACCTGTTGCCTTCGTCCTCCACACAGGACACACAGCAGTGGCTCCATCGTAACAGGTTCTCCTCTTTCTGCAGGCTCTTCTCTGGCTTCTCAG GTTCAGATCTGCTAAAAATGGGTCGAGATGACTTCATTCAGATCTGTGGTCCTGCTGATGGCATTCGTCTTTTCAATGCAATCAAAGGAAG GTGCATCCAGCCACGTCTCACTGTCTATGTCTCCCAGCTGCAGAACAGGATCCAGCCGCACACAAAAGCAGTGGGTGACGGCG tgtacCATGCACTCTACCTAGAGGACCTAACTGTCCTTGAGCTCACTGAGAAGATAGCCAATCTATATAATGTTCCCTCACAGCGAATACATGGCGTATATAGACAAGGGCCGAAGGGGATACATGTCTTGGTTTCAGATGAG ATGGTGCAGAACTTTACAGAGGAGGCAAGCTTCACTATCAGCACTGTAAAAG ATGACAGGAATGAAGGCTATCATGTTGTACTGAAGTGA
- the tfcp2l1 gene encoding transcription factor CP2-like protein 1 isoform X1 — protein MLFWHSHPENYQQHAQNTYIRDALAPFLKHEEEHQAAEIGASPFHYVLCAATSPAVKLHDETLTYLNQGQSYEIRMLNGKLVEYTDVSSKYVKSIVRVVFHDRRLQYTEHQQLEGWRWNRPGDRILDIDIPLSVGIIEPHAHPLQLNTIEFLWDPDKNASVFIQVNCISTEFTPRKHGGEKGVPFRIQIDTFTASAHGEYTEHMCSASCQVKVFKPKGADRKLKTDREKIEKKSLQDKEKYQLSYKTTVLTECSPWPEAPSISSTSNTPSPAYHSAHTSYSFPEECVFEDMDDAILLLFAISTCCLRPPHRTHSSGSIVTGSPLSAGSSLASQVG, from the exons AGATGCTCTTGCTCCGTTTCTCAAGCATGAAGAAGAACATCAGGCTGCAGAGATCGGAGCATCTCCTTTTCATTATGTGCTTTGTGCAGCCACTTCTCCAGCTGTGAAACTCCATGATGAAACACTCACATATCTGAATCAAG GTCAGTCCTATGAAATCCGTATGCTTAACGGGAAGCTGGTGGAGTATACAGATGTAAGCAGCAAATATGTAAAG AGCATTGTGCGTGTTGTTTTTCATGACCGGCGGCTGCAGTACACAGAGCATCAGCAGCTGGAGGGATGGAGGTGGAACCGGCCAGGAGACAGGATTCTGGATATAG ATATCCCACTGTCAGTGGGCATAATAGAGCCTCACGCTCACCCACTGCAGCTCAACACCATCGAATTCCTCTGGGATCCTGACAAAAATGCCTCTGTCTTCATTCAG GTTAATTGCATTAGCACAGAGTTCACTCCTAGAAAACACGGTGGAGAGAAAGGTGTCCCTTTTCGGATTCAGATTGACACATTCACAGCCAGTGCACATGGAGAATACACTGAACACATGTGCTCCGCCAGCTGCCAGGTCAAAGTCTTTAAG CCTAAAGGTGCAGATCGCAAGCTCAAGACTGACAGAGAGAAGATCGAGAAGAAGAGTCTTCAGGATAAAGAAAAATACCAACTGTCCTATAAAACGACTGTGTTGACTGAG tgCTCCCCTTGGCCCGAAGCCCCATCCATCAGCAGCACGAGCAACACTCCATCACCTGCTTATCACAGCGCTCACACTTCCTACAGCTTTCCAGAGGA GTGTGTGTTTGAGGACATGGATGATGCTATTCTTCTTCTTTTTGCCATTAGCACCTGTTGCCTTCGTCCTCCACACAGGACACACAGCAGTGGCTCCATCGTAACAGGTTCTCCTCTTTCTGCAGGCTCTTCTCTGGCTTCTCAGGTGGGGTGA
- the tfcp2l1 gene encoding transcription factor CP2-like protein 1 isoform X2 — protein MCSASCQVKVFKPKGADRKLKTDREKIEKKSLQDKEKYQLSYKTTVLTECSPWPEAPSISSTSNTPSPAYHSAHTSYSFPEENCSPDQHGEPLLPSCSDHLLPSSSTQDTQQWLHRNRFSSFCRLFSGFSGSDLLKMGRDDFIQICGPADGIRLFNAIKGRCIQPRLTVYVSQLQNRIQPHTKAVGDGVYHALYLEDLTVLELTEKIANLYNVPSQRIHGVYRQGPKGIHVLVSDEMVQNFTEEASFTISTVKDDRNEGYHVVLK, from the exons ATGTGCTCCGCCAGCTGCCAGGTCAAAGTCTTTAAG CCTAAAGGTGCAGATCGCAAGCTCAAGACTGACAGAGAGAAGATCGAGAAGAAGAGTCTTCAGGATAAAGAAAAATACCAACTGTCCTATAAAACGACTGTGTTGACTGAG tgCTCCCCTTGGCCCGAAGCCCCATCCATCAGCAGCACGAGCAACACTCCATCACCTGCTTATCACAGCGCTCACACTTCCTACAGCTTTCCAGAGGA AAACTGCTCTCCAGACCAGCATGGAGAGCCACTTCTGCCCAGCTGCTCTGAT CACCTGTTGCCTTCGTCCTCCACACAGGACACACAGCAGTGGCTCCATCGTAACAGGTTCTCCTCTTTCTGCAGGCTCTTCTCTGGCTTCTCAG GTTCAGATCTGCTAAAAATGGGTCGAGATGACTTCATTCAGATCTGTGGTCCTGCTGATGGCATTCGTCTTTTCAATGCAATCAAAGGAAG GTGCATCCAGCCACGTCTCACTGTCTATGTCTCCCAGCTGCAGAACAGGATCCAGCCGCACACAAAAGCAGTGGGTGACGGCG tgtacCATGCACTCTACCTAGAGGACCTAACTGTCCTTGAGCTCACTGAGAAGATAGCCAATCTATATAATGTTCCCTCACAGCGAATACATGGCGTATATAGACAAGGGCCGAAGGGGATACATGTCTTGGTTTCAGATGAG ATGGTGCAGAACTTTACAGAGGAGGCAAGCTTCACTATCAGCACTGTAAAAG ATGACAGGAATGAAGGCTATCATGTTGTACTGAAGTGA